In the Campylobacter sp. RM6914 genome, one interval contains:
- the truD gene encoding tRNA pseudouridine(13) synthase TruD, with product MKTMQENTIFKPLYALTHTPINAYFSKNSDDFVVREIPLYDFSGEGEHLVIEISKKDMTTQEALRALSDFSGVKIREFGYAGLKDKQGMTTQFISLPRKFEEKIANFSHEKMKILSVNAHNNKLRIGHLKGNSFFIRLKKVMPSEASKLAQAIDAIDKMGYANYFGYQRFGKFGDNAAGGLELLKHGTLEGKKLKNPKMSDFLISAFQSDLFNRWLSKRVEISRFVQDFSLKELAEIYKFMNVDELKSLKEQKQFFKLIKGEVLGHYPFGKCFLCEDLETETVRFNARDITSCGLIIGQKAYKSEGMAKTIEDEIFGEAMEFENKMSGLRRFAWSYLENVSHRYNEEKAHYTIDFTLQKGSYATVVLEEILHKNIFE from the coding sequence ATAAAAACAATGCAAGAGAACACCATTTTTAAGCCACTTTATGCGCTTACACATACGCCGATAAATGCCTATTTTAGCAAGAATTCAGATGATTTTGTCGTGCGTGAAATTCCACTTTATGACTTTAGCGGCGAGGGTGAACATCTAGTCATCGAAATCTCTAAAAAAGATATGACGACACAAGAAGCCCTGCGTGCGCTTAGCGACTTTTCGGGTGTAAAAATCAGGGAATTTGGCTATGCAGGGCTAAAGGATAAACAAGGAATGACTACTCAGTTTATCAGCCTGCCACGTAAATTTGAGGAAAAAATTGCAAATTTTAGCCATGAAAAGATGAAAATTTTAAGCGTAAACGCACATAATAATAAGCTTAGAATTGGGCATTTAAAGGGAAATAGCTTTTTTATAAGGCTTAAAAAAGTTATGCCAAGTGAGGCGTCTAAGCTTGCTCAAGCGATAGATGCGATAGATAAAATGGGCTATGCGAACTACTTTGGCTATCAGCGTTTTGGCAAATTTGGCGATAATGCGGCGGGTGGGCTTGAGCTACTAAAGCACGGCACGCTGGAGGGCAAGAAGTTAAAAAATCCAAAGATGAGCGATTTTTTGATCTCAGCTTTTCAAAGTGATCTTTTTAACCGCTGGCTTAGCAAACGTGTTGAAATTTCAAGGTTTGTGCAGGATTTTAGTCTAAAGGAGCTGGCTGAAATATATAAATTTATGAACGTGGATGAGTTAAAAAGTCTAAAAGAGCAAAAGCAATTTTTTAAGCTAATAAAAGGTGAGGTTTTAGGACATTATCCATTTGGCAAATGCTTTTTGTGTGAGGATTTAGAGACTGAGACGGTTAGGTTTAACGCAAGAGATATTACAAGCTGCGGGCTGATAATCGGGCAAAAAGCCTATAAAAGCGAAGGCATGGCTAAAACTATCGAAGATGAAATCTTTGGCGAAGCGATGGAATTTGAAAACAAAATGAGCGGATTAAGGCGCTTTGCGTGGAGTTATTTAGAAAATGTAAGCCATAGATATAATGAAGAAAAGGCGCACTATACGATAGATTTTACCTTGCAAAAAGGGTCGTATGCGACAGTGGTGTTAGAAGAAATTCTTCATAAAAATATCTTTGAGTGA
- a CDS encoding thiamine-phosphate kinase, translating into MNKEQAIIDKFTNSYLGDDGAVVGKWVYSKDLFVEGSHFKRGWLELDEIAYKAMIVNISDAVVMNAVPKFALIGLGVPKSLKMEQISLLRDGFKRACDEFGVTIIGGDTISSDKIIISVTIISELNSQAVLRSGAKAGDLLAFTGKLGDSLKGLKALLRGGSVARNSRFKKPVLKDRFFYRSAKFLSAAMDISDGLGTDLAKLCKASGLGVKFSKKLSKNELKSGEEYEILFAFAAKNRKKIENLAKKSRTKITIFAKTTKGRYKNNAREHHF; encoded by the coding sequence ATGAATAAAGAGCAAGCGATAATCGATAAATTTACCAATTCCTATCTTGGTGATGACGGCGCTGTGGTCGGCAAATGGGTGTATAGTAAGGATTTGTTCGTAGAGGGCTCGCATTTTAAACGTGGTTGGCTAGAACTTGACGAAATAGCCTATAAAGCAATGATCGTAAATATCTCGGACGCTGTTGTCATGAATGCCGTGCCAAAGTTCGCACTTATCGGACTTGGCGTGCCAAAGAGCCTAAAAATGGAGCAAATTTCGCTTTTAAGGGACGGCTTTAAAAGAGCGTGCGATGAGTTTGGCGTAACGATAATCGGCGGCGATACGATAAGCTCGGATAAGATCATCATAAGCGTTACGATTATCTCGGAGTTAAACTCTCAGGCAGTGCTGCGAAGCGGCGCTAAAGCGGGCGATCTGCTTGCATTTACGGGTAAGCTTGGAGATAGCCTAAAGGGGCTAAAAGCCTTACTAAGAGGCGGGAGCGTGGCTAGGAATTCTCGCTTTAAAAAGCCTGTTTTAAAAGATAGGTTTTTTTATCGCTCGGCTAAGTTTTTAAGTGCCGCAATGGATATCTCAGACGGGCTTGGCACCGATCTAGCTAAGCTTTGTAAAGCAAGTGGGCTTGGCGTGAAATTTAGCAAAAAGCTAAGCAAAAATGAGCTAAAAAGCGGGGAAGAGTATGAAATTTTATTCGCATTTGCCGCTAAAAATCGCAAAAAAATAGAAAATCTAGCCAAAAAGAGCCGAACTAAGATAACGATATTTGCAAAAACAACAAAAGGAAGATATAAAAACAATGCAAGAGAACACCATTTTTAA
- a CDS encoding menaquinone biosynthesis decarboxylase, whose product MESNYIEILRKNDLLREISDPVDINLEIAHISYIEVKKPDSKALLFTNVTDKNGKKYPPVLTNIFGSKRAVEIILKAHPDAIADEISALLKPKKPKNFMEKIDFMSYLFGLRNVFTKRLKERGECQDVAYFDDAVNLNDLPALKTWELDGGAFITMGQVYTQSLDGELQNLGMYRLQVYDKNRLGMHWQIHKDGANFFNEYKHAGCKMPVSVAIGGDPLYIWCGQAPLPKGIFELLLYGFIRKSPARLVKSLTNEIYVPHDADFVIEGFVDTDKFELEGPFGDHTGFYTPIEPFPVMDVTAITHKKEPVFHATVVGKPPLEDKYMGWATERIFLPLLRTTVPELIDYNMPENGVFHNLILAKLNAIYPGHAKQAMHAFWGVGQMSFVKHAIFVDQNAPGLGDYEAISDLVLNRFGEKSILISEGVCDQLDHASPNSCYGGKLGIDATVDCSDNAPVLLSDKELLDKFQSVSKKILELKQYKTNTKNPICVIKFGKNENVSSIFEKLLKFKENFRILIFVGVENRIENAYMLLWRVVNNIDAMRDIYIKDGVFCVDATSKNELEGYTREWPKQTDCTKDIVYDLIKRGVIKDEPELFEKFEIFG is encoded by the coding sequence ATGGAGAGTAATTACATTGAAATTTTAAGAAAAAATGACCTTTTAAGAGAGATAAGTGATCCTGTGGATATTAATCTTGAGATAGCGCATATTAGCTATATAGAGGTTAAAAAGCCAGACAGTAAAGCACTTCTTTTTACAAATGTAACTGATAAAAATGGCAAAAAATATCCACCGGTGCTTACAAATATCTTTGGCTCAAAGCGTGCGGTAGAGATTATCTTAAAAGCACATCCAGATGCGATAGCAGATGAAATTTCAGCCCTTTTAAAACCTAAAAAACCAAAGAATTTCATGGAGAAGATCGACTTCATGAGTTATCTTTTTGGTTTAAGAAATGTCTTTACTAAAAGACTAAAAGAGCGCGGAGAGTGTCAAGATGTAGCGTATTTTGACGATGCGGTAAATTTAAATGATCTACCGGCTTTAAAGACTTGGGAGCTTGATGGCGGTGCTTTTATAACCATGGGACAGGTCTATACTCAAAGCTTAGATGGAGAGCTTCAAAATTTGGGTATGTATCGCTTGCAAGTTTATGATAAAAATCGTCTTGGTATGCACTGGCAGATACATAAAGACGGTGCAAATTTCTTTAATGAGTATAAGCATGCCGGATGCAAAATGCCTGTGTCTGTAGCGATCGGAGGCGATCCTCTTTATATCTGGTGCGGTCAGGCGCCGCTTCCAAAGGGGATCTTTGAGCTACTTCTTTACGGTTTTATCCGTAAAAGTCCCGCAAGACTAGTCAAAAGCCTGACAAATGAAATTTATGTCCCACACGATGCAGATTTTGTGATCGAAGGGTTTGTGGATACGGATAAATTTGAGCTTGAAGGGCCTTTTGGCGACCATACGGGTTTTTACACACCGATTGAGCCGTTTCCGGTGATGGATGTAACAGCGATAACGCACAAAAAAGAGCCTGTATTTCACGCAACGGTTGTTGGTAAGCCGCCTTTGGAAGATAAGTATATGGGCTGGGCGACCGAGCGTATATTTTTACCGCTTTTGCGCACGACAGTTCCTGAGCTTATAGACTATAACATGCCTGAAAATGGTGTTTTTCATAACCTTATCTTAGCAAAACTTAATGCAATATATCCAGGACATGCTAAACAAGCTATGCACGCGTTTTGGGGTGTGGGGCAGATGAGCTTTGTAAAGCATGCTATTTTTGTGGATCAAAACGCGCCTGGACTTGGAGATTATGAAGCGATTAGCGATCTTGTATTAAACCGTTTTGGAGAAAAAAGCATTCTTATAAGCGAGGGAGTTTGCGACCAGCTTGATCACGCCTCACCAAATTCATGCTATGGTGGAAAGCTTGGCATAGATGCGACAGTTGATTGTAGTGATAACGCTCCAGTACTTTTAAGCGATAAAGAACTTTTGGATAAATTTCAAAGCGTGAGTAAGAAAATTTTAGAGCTAAAACAGTATAAAACAAACACTAAAAATCCGATCTGCGTTATAAAATTTGGTAAAAACGAGAACGTTTCGTCTATTTTCGAAAAGCTGCTTAAATTTAAAGAAAACTTTAGAATTCTTATCTTTGTTGGGGTTGAAAATCGCATAGAAAATGCCTATATGTTACTTTGGCGCGTTGTTAACAATATCGATGCCATGCGTGATATTTATATCAAAGATGGTGTTTTTTGTGTTGATGCAACAAGTAAAAATGAGCTTGAAGGCTATACAAGAGAGTGGCCAAAGCAGACGGATTGCACCAAAGATATTGTTTATGATCTTATAAAACGTGGCGTGATCAAGGATGAGCCGGAGTTATTTGAGAAATTTGAAATTTTTGGCTAA
- the hemC gene encoding hydroxymethylbilane synthase, with product MKTLKIATRKSILAMWQSEHIKDRLTTQHKDLNVELVGMKTKGDVILDTPLAKIGGKGLFTKELEESMLRGESDIAVHSLKDVPVEFPQGLVLAAICSREDVRDAMISEKYATFDELPKGAKVGTTSLRRRMQLLIMRPDLEIISLRGNVQTRLRKLKEGEFDAIILAMAGINRLNIKDEVKHIYPFSLSQMIPAMGQGALGIESVEKDEILKEIEFLNDENSVIETTIERAFVARLNGGCQAPIGISAKLKNDEIFIEAIVGMPDGSEFLREKTVVNKDEYKSVGENFANEFIKRGAKELLMRAEAMANAL from the coding sequence ATGAAAACACTCAAGATTGCAACTAGAAAAAGCATCCTTGCGATGTGGCAAAGCGAGCATATCAAAGACAGGCTAACTACGCAGCATAAAGACTTAAACGTAGAGCTTGTCGGAATGAAAACAAAAGGCGACGTGATACTTGATACCCCGCTTGCTAAGATAGGCGGTAAAGGGCTTTTTACAAAAGAGCTTGAAGAGAGCATGTTACGTGGCGAGAGTGATATAGCTGTTCATAGCTTAAAAGATGTTCCGGTTGAATTTCCACAAGGTCTTGTTTTGGCGGCGATTTGTTCGCGTGAAGATGTAAGAGATGCGATGATAAGTGAAAAATACGCTACTTTCGATGAGCTTCCAAAAGGTGCAAAAGTCGGCACGACAAGCCTTCGCCGTCGTATGCAGCTTCTTATAATGCGTCCTGATTTAGAGATCATTTCGCTTCGCGGAAACGTGCAGACAAGACTTAGAAAACTAAAAGAGGGCGAATTTGATGCGATTATTTTGGCGATGGCGGGGATAAATCGCCTAAATATAAAAGACGAAGTAAAGCATATCTATCCGTTTAGTTTATCTCAAATGATACCTGCCATGGGTCAAGGGGCACTAGGCATCGAGAGTGTGGAGAAAGATGAAATTTTAAAAGAGATAGAATTTTTAAACGATGAAAATTCTGTAATAGAAACAACTATCGAGCGTGCTTTTGTAGCTAGACTAAATGGTGGTTGTCAAGCTCCTATAGGCATTAGCGCAAAGCTAAAAAATGATGAAATTTTTATAGAAGCTATCGTTGGAATGCCTGATGGAAGCGAGTTTTTAAGAGAAAAAACAGTCGTTAATAAAGATGAATACAAAAGCGTAGGGGAGAATTTTGCAAACGAATTTATAAAGCGTGGCGCAAAAGAGCTTCTAATGCGTGCTGAGGCTATGGCAAACGCCTTATAA
- a CDS encoding FxsA family protein, translating to MLRITFLPYLIIELILAYLFIIAYGFFAFFSEVMISGFIGILLMFRLGFGNIFSQNNMQDMFGGLKIFNAISLGLGGLLLFLPGLLTDAIGICVIIASFFFKPKVDNTQNFTHNYTYYEFSSKSEDKNNSEIIDVEVVDEPKSVR from the coding sequence ATGCTAAGGATTACTTTTTTACCGTATTTGATAATAGAGCTTATTTTGGCTTATCTTTTTATCATTGCTTATGGTTTCTTTGCATTTTTTAGCGAGGTTATGATAAGTGGATTTATCGGGATATTGCTGATGTTTAGACTAGGCTTTGGCAATATCTTTTCTCAAAACAATATGCAAGATATGTTTGGCGGGTTAAAAATTTTTAACGCCATTAGTTTGGGGCTTGGCGGACTTTTGCTGTTTTTGCCGGGTCTTTTGACAGACGCGATAGGAATTTGTGTTATTATAGCCTCCTTTTTCTTTAAACCAAAGGTAGATAATACACAAAATTTTACGCATAATTATACGTATTATGAATTTAGTAGCAAAAGCGAAGATAAAAATAACAGTGAAATAATTGATGTTGAAGTTGTTGACGAGCCTAAGTCTGTTCGCTAA
- a CDS encoding proline--tRNA ligase encodes MRFSKFYAPTTKEAPKDASLPSHVFLVRGGFVEQNGAGLYNYLPLAQRVLKKIKYVVREEMDAAGALEMTFSAVTNAELWKQSGRYAVYGKELLRFKDRKDNDFVISPTNEESAVATMRGKLNSYKDMPKNIYQINTKFRDEARPRFGILRGREFIMKDAYSFHADTQDLKREFDLMERTYSKIFTRLGLNFRAVDADSGAIGGSGSKEFMVLAKNGEDDILCCKECSYAANVEAATRAPKTTKAHLPQADADKFYTPDTKTIKDIAEFFKVDEFYTIKAVIKKAVYEDNSKIVVFFIRGNDELQDVKAQNACGALEIVDANEDEIANAGIIAGFCGPVGLKSVDFYIDNELRDNTQMICGANEKDYHFIGVSVSSFNEDRFKDLASVSAGDRCPHCGGELELSKGIEVGHIFQLGDKYSSAMNATFLDPNGKAKPYVMGCYGIGVSRLMAVMIEQSHDDRGCVWKKECAPFDAVIVLSNFKDERASQYANELYESAKNAGIDVLFDDRNERFGVKMNDYELIGCPFAIVVGKGLENGKVEFIERNELIKIEIEAKDALGMLKERLC; translated from the coding sequence ATGAGATTTTCTAAATTTTATGCACCAACTACCAAAGAAGCGCCAAAAGACGCCAGCTTGCCAAGCCATGTATTTTTAGTTCGCGGTGGATTTGTCGAGCAAAATGGAGCAGGGCTTTACAACTATCTTCCTTTGGCACAACGTGTACTTAAGAAGATCAAATATGTAGTAAGAGAAGAGATGGATGCGGCAGGTGCATTAGAGATGACTTTTAGTGCAGTTACTAATGCCGAGCTTTGGAAGCAAAGCGGAAGATATGCAGTTTATGGCAAAGAGCTTTTGCGTTTTAAAGACAGAAAGGACAATGACTTTGTTATAAGTCCTACAAACGAAGAATCAGCCGTAGCAACAATGCGTGGAAAGCTAAACAGCTATAAAGACATGCCAAAAAATATCTATCAGATAAATACCAAATTTCGCGATGAAGCACGTCCTAGATTTGGAATTTTAAGAGGACGCGAATTTATAATGAAAGATGCGTATAGTTTTCATGCCGATACGCAAGATCTAAAGCGCGAATTTGACCTGATGGAGCGCACTTATTCTAAAATTTTTACCAGACTTGGTTTAAATTTCCGTGCAGTAGATGCCGATAGTGGCGCGATAGGTGGTAGCGGCAGTAAAGAATTTATGGTGCTTGCAAAAAACGGTGAGGATGATATACTTTGTTGTAAAGAGTGCTCTTATGCCGCAAACGTTGAGGCTGCGACTCGTGCACCAAAAACAACAAAAGCACACTTGCCGCAAGCTGATGCCGATAAATTTTATACTCCTGATACAAAAACCATAAAAGATATAGCGGAATTTTTTAAAGTAGATGAGTTTTATACGATAAAAGCAGTCATAAAAAAGGCTGTATATGAAGATAACTCAAAAATTGTCGTGTTTTTTATACGTGGCAATGACGAACTTCAGGATGTAAAGGCTCAAAACGCTTGTGGCGCACTTGAGATAGTTGACGCAAATGAAGACGAGATAGCCAATGCGGGTATTATAGCTGGTTTTTGCGGACCTGTTGGCCTAAAAAGTGTAGACTTTTACATAGATAATGAGCTTAGAGATAACACGCAGATGATTTGTGGTGCAAACGAAAAAGACTACCATTTTATAGGTGTTAGTGTTAGTAGCTTTAACGAAGATAGATTTAAAGACCTAGCAAGTGTTAGTGCAGGAGATAGATGTCCTCATTGTGGTGGTGAGCTTGAGCTTAGCAAAGGCATAGAAGTAGGACATATATTTCAACTAGGGGATAAGTACTCAAGCGCTATGAATGCTACATTTTTAGATCCTAATGGTAAAGCAAAGCCTTATGTTATGGGTTGCTATGGTATAGGCGTATCAAGACTCATGGCTGTAATGATAGAGCAAAGCCATGATGATAGGGGTTGTGTTTGGAAGAAAGAATGCGCTCCTTTTGATGCTGTTATAGTGCTTTCAAATTTTAAAGACGAAAGAGCTAGCCAGTATGCGAATGAGCTTTATGAAAGCGCTAAAAATGCAGGTATAGACGTTCTTTTTGATGATAGAAATGAGCGTTTTGGTGTTAAAATGAACGATTATGAGCTTATAGGTTGCCCGTTTGCGATAGTTGTTGGTAAAGGGCTTGAAAACGGAAAAGTAGAATTTATAGAGCGTAATGAACTTATTAAAATAGAGATAGAAGCCAAAGACGCGCTTGGGATGTTAAAAGAAAGATTATGCTAA
- the hemA gene encoding glutamyl-tRNA reductase: MHYLSISFTHKNTDIEVREKLAFDNDEKKEQILRLIKSSKDIDECMVLSTCNRVEALAYVTDTKTATNHIIRCIAVFSGVFEDELFERADIYEDSGAIHHLFSVASSLDSLVVGETQIVGQLKAAFKFAVDKQMCSNGISKAIHYACKCAAKVRNETQISKNPISVSSVAVAKAKEIFTTLEGKTAIVVGAGEMGELAAKHLIANGANVIIINRSTERVEELVDELGDKASWDSILKLKEYINKYDLIFSSTSAPHAVITGALIEPCEFRRYFFDIAVPRDIDLVNTDKINVYTVDNLEEIVMKNLALREEQAQLAYSIVGQSTNEFLKFLKDNISIPVIKAVREQAKICAKNELEKAIKKGYLKNSDHDEAQRLIHQVFKAFLHLPTVNLKTISTRKDAQDIADAMKFVFGITSDENESLKIDMEKNNEIF, from the coding sequence ATGCATTATTTAAGTATAAGCTTTACACATAAAAATACCGATATCGAAGTTAGAGAGAAGCTAGCCTTTGATAATGACGAGAAAAAAGAGCAAATTTTAAGACTTATAAAATCAAGCAAAGATATCGATGAATGCATGGTCTTAAGCACATGTAATAGGGTTGAGGCGCTAGCTTATGTAACTGATACAAAAACCGCAACAAACCACATCATAAGATGTATAGCCGTATTTTCGGGTGTTTTTGAAGATGAGCTTTTTGAAAGAGCCGATATTTATGAAGATAGTGGCGCGATACATCATCTTTTTTCAGTTGCTAGTTCGCTTGATAGCCTGGTTGTTGGCGAAACGCAGATAGTAGGTCAGCTAAAAGCTGCCTTTAAATTCGCCGTTGATAAACAAATGTGCTCAAACGGTATAAGCAAGGCGATACATTATGCTTGTAAATGCGCGGCAAAAGTTAGAAATGAAACACAAATTTCTAAAAATCCAATATCAGTTTCATCGGTCGCCGTCGCTAAAGCAAAGGAAATTTTTACAACACTAGAAGGCAAAACCGCTATAGTCGTTGGCGCAGGAGAGATGGGAGAGCTTGCCGCAAAACATCTTATAGCAAATGGTGCAAATGTTATAATCATAAACCGCAGTACCGAGCGTGTAGAGGAGCTTGTTGATGAGCTTGGTGATAAGGCTAGTTGGGATAGCATACTAAAACTAAAAGAGTATATAAACAAATACGACCTGATCTTTTCAAGCACTTCGGCGCCGCATGCGGTCATAACGGGTGCTCTTATCGAGCCTTGTGAATTTAGAAGATATTTCTTTGATATAGCCGTTCCCAGAGATATAGATCTGGTAAATACCGACAAGATAAATGTCTACACGGTTGATAACCTAGAAGAGATCGTGATGAAAAATTTAGCTCTTCGTGAAGAGCAAGCGCAACTTGCTTACTCTATCGTTGGGCAAAGCACAAATGAATTTTTAAAATTTCTAAAAGATAACATAAGCATACCTGTTATCAAAGCTGTGCGCGAGCAAGCAAAAATTTGTGCTAAAAACGAGCTTGAAAAGGCGATAAAGAAAGGCTATCTAAAAAATAGCGATCACGATGAAGCACAACGCCTTATACATCAAGTATTTAAGGCGTTTTTGCATCTGCCTACAGTAAATTTAAAAACGATTTCAACCAGAAAAGACGCTCAAGATATTGCCGATGCTATGAAATTTGTCTTTGGTATCACTTCTGACGAGAATGAAAGTTTAAAAATAGATATGGAGAAAAATAATGAGATTTTCTAA
- a CDS encoding polyprenyl synthetase family protein → MDKIDKIMAEFIQELGYEKAMEMFKCVSSGKKLRSKLLLKIANEDENVLKLCAIIELIHLASLLHDDVIDDADTRRGKPSINSLFGVKNSIMLGDIFYSKGFYELSKFSPNIAKEVSFAVSRLSIGELMDVELGGKFNFEKQKYMDMIYYKTAVLIEATAACGAMMAGLNVDKFRIYGKNLGLAFQIIDDVLDITQDSATLGKPAMNDYKEGKTTLPYIYLYENLNSQDKEYLKSLHGKDLNEKENSWIKDKFYEFGCIKRAIDEARTLCQEALEAISEYKNFELEGIIKSMIDREF, encoded by the coding sequence ATGGATAAAATAGATAAAATAATGGCAGAATTTATACAAGAGCTGGGATACGAAAAGGCTATGGAGATGTTTAAATGTGTCAGCTCTGGCAAAAAACTCCGCTCCAAGTTACTTTTAAAGATAGCAAACGAAGATGAAAATGTCTTAAAACTTTGTGCGATAATCGAACTCATCCATCTTGCTAGTTTACTACATGATGACGTTATAGATGATGCGGATACAAGACGCGGTAAACCAAGTATAAATTCGCTTTTTGGAGTTAAAAATTCAATAATGCTAGGCGATATATTTTACTCAAAAGGCTTTTACGAGCTTAGTAAATTTAGTCCCAACATTGCCAAAGAAGTTTCATTTGCTGTAAGCAGACTAAGTATAGGTGAGCTTATGGATGTTGAACTTGGCGGTAAATTTAACTTTGAAAAACAAAAATACATGGATATGATTTACTATAAAACCGCTGTTTTGATAGAAGCGACTGCAGCTTGCGGGGCGATGATGGCTGGTCTTAATGTGGATAAATTTAGAATTTACGGCAAAAATTTAGGTCTTGCCTTTCAGATAATAGACGACGTGCTTGATATAACACAAGATAGCGCCACGCTTGGTAAGCCTGCTATGAATGACTACAAAGAAGGTAAAACTACACTGCCTTATATCTATCTTTACGAAAATTTAAATAGCCAAGATAAGGAATATCTAAAATCGCTTCACGGCAAGGATTTGAATGAAAAAGAAAATTCTTGGATAAAAGATAAATTTTACGAATTTGGCTGTATAAAACGTGCCATAGATGAGGCTAGAACACTCTGTCAAGAGGCACTTGAAGCGATCAGTGAGTATAAAAATTTCGAGCTTGAAGGTATTATAAAAAGTATGATAGATAGGGAATTTTGA
- a CDS encoding DUF2018 family protein, translating to MQDIFDGSLRDKFFEILFYADKNIVSNELDKIFEELIAMREICEQKGISNTEILSFKSTNPQGLQDGLNDLYIGLSGEILSQNE from the coding sequence ATGCAAGATATATTTGATGGTTCTTTGAGAGATAAATTTTTTGAAATTTTATTTTATGCTGATAAAAATATCGTTTCAAATGAACTTGATAAAATTTTTGAAGAGTTGATCGCTATGCGTGAAATTTGCGAACAAAAAGGTATCTCAAACACTGAAATTCTATCTTTCAAATCAACAAATCCACAAGGCTTGCAAGATGGATTAAATGACCTTTATATCGGGTTAAGTGGAGAAATTTTAAGTCAAAATGAATAA
- a CDS encoding HAD family hydrolase has protein sequence MKTIIFDMDGTIIDSSIAIEKTVNEVREQMNLAPLEADFIIKAINEPGRNLGLDFYSIDRPSASLKEGFEEKFKKYYDLYAVCYNGIDELLNLCKNENFKVVLASNAPQNTLEAILKKCEIYEIFDEIIGASEYIPQKPDPTMLLLACERVGASRAMFVGDSMKDELAAKNAKMPYMQVSWGFGKKSQSAEFNASSIKEAWALISEF, from the coding sequence TTGAAGACGATAATATTTGATATGGACGGCACGATAATAGACAGCTCTATCGCCATAGAAAAAACAGTAAACGAAGTAAGAGAGCAGATGAATTTGGCGCCTCTTGAAGCAGACTTTATTATAAAAGCCATAAATGAACCAGGTAGAAATTTAGGACTTGATTTTTACAGCATAGATAGACCAAGTGCGAGTTTAAAAGAGGGATTTGAGGAGAAATTTAAAAAGTATTACGACCTTTATGCGGTCTGTTACAATGGCATAGACGAGCTTTTAAATTTATGTAAGAATGAAAATTTTAAAGTTGTTCTAGCGTCTAATGCACCTCAAAATACTCTTGAAGCCATCCTTAAAAAATGTGAAATTTATGAAATTTTTGATGAAATTATAGGGGCTAGTGAGTATATACCGCAAAAGCCTGACCCTACTATGCTTCTTCTTGCTTGCGAGCGCGTTGGCGCTAGTCGTGCGATGTTTGTCGGCGATAGCATGAAAGATGAACTTGCCGCAAAAAACGCTAAAATGCCATACATGCAAGTTAGCTGGGGATTTGGTAAAAAAAGTCAAAGCGCAGAATTTAATGCTTCAAGCATAAAAGAGGCATGGGCGCTTATATCGGAGTTTTAA